In Bos indicus isolate NIAB-ARS_2022 breed Sahiwal x Tharparkar chromosome 19, NIAB-ARS_B.indTharparkar_mat_pri_1.0, whole genome shotgun sequence, the following proteins share a genomic window:
- the TSPOAP1 gene encoding peripheral-type benzodiazepine receptor-associated protein 1 isoform X8: protein MREVTQRRQQLEVEHEQARLSLQEKREEVRRLQQAQAEAQREHEGAVQLLESTLDSMQVRVRELEEQCRSQTERFSLLARELQAFRLHPGPLDLLTSALGCGAPGDSPPHPCCCSTPQPCRGSGPKDLDLPPASPGRCTPKSSETASATLAGVSRRTPAKRAESLSNSSRSESIHNSPKSCPTPEVDTASEVEELEADSVSLLPAVAEGGRGGARVQVFLARYSYNPFEGPNENPEAELPLTAGEYIYIYGSMDEDGFFEGELMDGRRGLVPSNFVERVSDDDLLASLPPELADLSHSSGPELSFLSGGGGGSSSGGQSSGGRSQPRPEDEAAGEVPSPSPPPEGLGEPPAVPYPRRLAVLKQLAHSVVLAWEPPPERVELCGYHVCVNGELRQALGSGAPPTAVLENLDLQAGPLRVSVQALTSRGGSDPLRCCLLLGARARVAPSQLRVHRLTATSAEIAWVPSNSSLAHAVYLNGEECPPARPSTYWATFCHLRPGTLYQARVEAQLPPRGSWEPGGERPEPRAATLQFTTLPAGPPDAPLDVQVEPGPSPGILIISWLPVTIDAAGTSNGVRVTGYAVYADGQKIMEVASPTAGSVLVELAQLQLLQACRAVAVRTMSPHGESADSLPAPVPPALPEASWPARVPCACPRPGPEARPPLAPASPGLGDPSSHLRYPDPRGAQEPPGAPPASPPREMAGGSSEEPPAPVSQEQAGAAVLGASGDGKASEPVLGECVPGPATSSVAKEDTEQTAGEACLAPGTTQGALAQRLPCAQACRGGDAGSGLRPRAEEDAAELGVRPGNSLVDQGRNSDLSDIQEEEEEEEEELSVITCSFPKQVAGHSIGGQGAKPQPQPDPFCETDSDEEILEQILEPPLQHFRSKKLFSIPEEEEEEEAEEEEEEEEEAEAGEAVKEEKGPGAGSASRDPGPPAPLPPGLGCDGARPRGPGLCASSPQPCRAGDRPEDPLGLVGGSSWRKGSGSPEKPPGRRRSPDPREHCSRLLSNGGGGSQAPGRAPGPARERGGPAAAEGPRAPPDAGGRARPAPSRKCPRGRAPEPEPGLASCLSPKCLEISIEYDSEDEQETGGGDMSIANSGCLGDGEAWGAAPVGRPRAPPKAGSGPHPYPYSPAWEKGEPERRGRSATGRAKEPPARAAESGEPRGLESPGQSGSQRRRGWAPRPGSTELAPPRSPPEASLALRDLPVRVFVALFDYDPVSMSPNPDAGEEELPFREGQILKVFGDKDADGFYQGEGGGRWGYIPCNMVAEVAVDSPAGTQQLLQRGHLSPEVLAEGSGNGLFVYSAAHTAGPPPKPRRSKKAEWEGPAQPCAGPPALASSAGLKAPHSMVAAFDYNPRESSPNMDVEAELPFRAGDVITVFGAMDDDGFYYGELNGQRGLVPSNFLEGPGPEAGGSDREPGAAPSEGQDWVSSTQGPPAPPGWPCAPGPRHFPKVELELPQGPSRKVWVLLSKGKQLLRKLGSGKKE, encoded by the exons ATGCGGGAGGTGACCcagcggcggcagcagctggAGGTGGAACATGAGCAGGCTCGGCTCAGCCTGCAGGAGAAGCGGGAGGAGGTCCGGAGGCTGCAGCAG GCCCAGGCGGAAGCCCAGAGGGAGCATGAAGGCGCTGTGCAGCTGCTGGAG TCTACCCTGGATTCCATGCAG GTCCGGGTCCGGGAGCTGGAGGAGCAGTGTCGCAGCCAGACTGAGCGCTTCAGCCTGCTGGCGCGGGAGCTCCAGGCCTTCCGCCTGCACCCTGGCCCCCTGGACCTGCTCACCTCCGCCCTGGGCTGCGGTGCCCCGGGGGACAGCCCGCCACACCCCTGTTGCTGCTCCACCCCGCAGCCCTGCCGCGGATCCGGCCCCAAAG ACCTCGACCTCCCACCAGCCTCCCCGGGACGCTGCACCCCGAAGTCTTCCGAGACTGCCTCTGCCACCCTTGCTGGGGTCTCCCGAAGGACGCCAGCCAAGAGGGCAGAGTCTCTGTCCAACTCCTCTCGCTCTGAGTCCATCCACAACAGCCCCAAGTCCTGCCCGACCCCCGAG GTGGACACAGCCAGTGAGGTGGAGGAACTGGAGGCAGACAGCGTCTCGCTGCTCCCGGCAGTGGCAGAGGGCGGCCGGGGCGGAGCCAGGGTCCAGGTCTTCCTAGCTCGCTACAG CTACAACCCCTTCGAGGGCCCCAACGAGAACCCAGAGGCTGAGCTGCCGCTGACCGCCGGCGAGTACATCTACATCTACGGCAGCATGGACGAGGATGGCTTCTTTGAAG GGGAGCTCATGGATGGCCGGCGGGGCCTGGTCCCTTCCAATTTTGTTGAGCGCGTGTCCGACGACGACctgctggcctccctgcctccggAGCTGGCTGACTTGTCCCACAGCTCAGGCCCCGAGCTCAGTTTTCTGAGCGGTGGCGGAGGCGGCAGCAGTAGTGGGGGCCAGAGCAGCGGGGGACGCAGCCAGCCCCGACCAGAGGATGAGGCGGCCGGGGAGGTGCCCAGCCCGAGCCCCCCGCCAGAGGGCCTGGGGGAGCCCCCTGCCGTGCCTTACCCCCGCCGCCTGGCCGTCCTGAAGCAGCTGGCCCACAGCGTGGTGCTGGCCTGGGAGCCGCCTCCTGAGCGCGTGGAGCTGTGTGGCTACCATGTCTGTGTGAATGGGGAGCTGCGGCAGGCCCTGGGGTCCGGGGCGCCCCCCACGGCTGTGCTGGAGAACTTGGACCTGCAGGCGGGGCCCCTGCGGGTCTCTGTGCAGGCCCTGACCAGCCGGGGTGGCTCCGACCCTCTGcgctgctgcttgctgctgggGGCCCGGGCCCGCGTGGCTCCTAGCCAGCTGCGGGTCCATCGGCTGACCGCCACATCTGCCGAGATCGCCTGGGTGCCCAGCAACAGCAGCTTGGCCCACGCCGTCTACCTCAACGGGGAAGAATGTCCCCCTGCCCGCCCCAGCACCTACTGGGCCACCTTCTGCCACCTGCGGCCTGGTACCCTCTATCAGGCCCGAGTGGAGGCTCAGCTCCCTCCTCGAGGGTCCTGGGAACCAGGCGGGGAGAGGCCAGAGCCACGGGCTGCCACCCTGCAGTTCACCACGCTGCCAGCAG GCCCACCTGACGCCCCCCTGGATGTGCAGGTTGAGCCAGGGCCCTCCCCTGGGATCCTGATCATCAGCTGGCTCCCAGTGACGATTGATGCGGCTGGCACCTCCAACGGTGTCCGGGTCACAGGCTATGCCGTTTATGCTGATGGGCAGAAG ATCATGGAGGTGGCCTCGCCCACGGCGGGCAGCGTGCTGGTGGAGCTGGCgcagctgcagctgctgcagGCATGCCGTGCAGTGGCTGTGCGCACCATGTCGCCCCACGGCGAGTCGGCGGACTCCCTCCCAGCTCCCGTCCCCCCCGCCCTGCCTGAGGCCTCCTGGCCGGCCAGGGTCCCCTGTGCCTGCCCACGACCGGGCCCAGAGGCCAGACCGCCCCTTGCTCCAGCCTCCCCGGGGCTGGGGGATCCCAGCTCTCATCTCCGGTACCCCGACCCCCGTGGAGCTCAAGAGCCCCCGGGCGCCCCTCCAGCCAGCCCTCCCAGAGAAATGGCAGGAGGATCCTCAGAGGAGCCCCCAGCGCCTGTCTCGCAG GAGCAGGCTGGGGCGGCTGTGCTGGGTGCCTCTGGGGATGGGAAGGCCAGTGAGCCCGTCTTGGGAGAGTGCGTTCCTGGCCCTGCCACCTCCTCCGTGGCCAAGGAGGACACTGAGCAGACCGCGGGAGAGGCCTGCCTGGCACCCGGCACCACCCAGGGAGCGTTGGCCCAGAGGCTGCCCTGTGCCCAGGCCTGCCGTGGAGGAGACGCAGGGTCCGGGCTGAGGCCCAGGGCTGAG GAGGATGCAGCTGAGCTGGGGGTCCGTCCGGGGAACTCCCTTGTGGACCAGGGCCGCAACTCGGATCTGTCAGACAtccaagaagaggaggaggaggaggaagaagagctgAGTGTCATCACCTGCTCCTTCCCGAAGCAGGTGGCTGGCCACAGCATCGGGGGGCAGGGGGCCAAG ccccagccccagcccgacCCCTTCTGTGAGACCGACAGCGACGAGGAGATCTTGGAACAGATCCTGGAGCCGCCCCTCCAGCACTTCCGCAGCAAGAAGCTGTTTAGCATCcccgaggaagaggaggaggaggaggcggaggaggaggaggaggaggaggaggaggccgagGCCGGAGAGGCcgtgaaggaggagaaagggccaGGGGCAGGGTCTGCGTCCAGAGACCCCGGCCCGCCTGCACCCCTGCCTCCGGGTCTGGGCTGCGACGGCGCGCGGCCCCGCGGACCTGGCCTCTGCGCTTCGTCCCCCCAGCCCTGTAGGGCTGGGGACCGCCCAGAGGACCCGCTGGGACTGGTCGGTGGCAGCAGCTGGAGGAAAGGAAGTGGCTCCCCCGAAAAGCCCCCTGGCCGCAGGCGGTCCCCGGATCCCCGGGAACACTGCAGCCGGCTTCTCAGCAACGGCGGCGGCGGGTCCCAGGCCCCCGGCCGAGCACCGGGCCCTGCACGCGAGAGGGGCGGCCCCGCTGCGGCCGAGGGCCCCAGGGCTCCGCCAGACGCCGGCGGGAGGGCGCGGCCCGCCCCCTCGAGGAAGTGCCCCCGGGGACGGGCCCCGGAACCGGAACCGGGCCTGGCCAGCTGCCTCTCCCCCAAGTGCTTGGAAATCAGCATCGAATATGACTCTGAGGATGAGCAAGAGACGGGCGGCGGGGACATGAGCATCGCCAACTCCGGCTGCCTCGGAgatggggaggcctggggtgcagcCCCCGTGGGAAGGCCCAGGGCACCTCCGAAGGCCGGTTCAGGCCCCCACCCCTATCCGTACTCCCCGGCCTGGGAGAAGGGGGAGCCGGAACGGAGAGGCCGCAGTGCGACCGGCAGAGCCAAGGAGCCGCCCGCCCGG GCAGCAGAGTCTGGAGAGCCCAGAGGGCTGGAAAGCCCAGGGCAGAGCGGCTCCCAGCGGAGAAGGGGCTGGGCCCCCAGGCCAGGCTCCACAGAGCTGG CTCCCCCGAGGAGCCCTCCAGAAGCATCCCTGGCCCTCCGGGACCTCCCTGTCAGGGTCTTTGTGGCTCTGTTTGACTACGACCCCGTGTCAATGTCAcccaaccctgatgctggggaagaggaGCTCCCGTTCCGGGAGGGCCAGATCCTGAAG GTGTTTGGAGACAAAGATGCAGATGGCTTCTaccagggtgagggtgggggccgGTGGGGCTACATCCCCTGCAACATGGTGGCTGAGGTGGCCGTGGACAGCCCTGCGGGGACACAGCAGCTGCTCCAGCGGGGCCATCTGTCCCCAGAGGTTCTCGCCGAGGGCTCAG GGAACGGCCTCTTCGTCTACTCTGCAGCCCATACTGCCGGGCCTCCCCCCAAGCCCCGCCGCTCCAAGAAAG CTGAGTGGGAAGGGCCCGCCCAGCCCTGTGcag GGCCCCCTGCGCTGGCCTCTTCTGCTGGCCTGAAAGCTCCCCATTCCATGGTGGCCGCGTTTGACTACAACCCCCGGGAGAGCTCTCCCAACATGGATGTGGAG GCAGAGCTGCCCTTCCGGGCAGGGGACGTCATCACTGTGTTCGGGGCCATGGACGATGACGGTTTCTACTAT GGGGAGCTGAatggacagcggggcctggttcCATCCAACTTCCTGGAGGGCCCTGGGCCTGAGGCAGGCGGCTCAGACAGGGAGCCTGGGGCAGCCCCATCCGAGGGCCAG GACTGGGTTAGCTCAACCCAGGGGCCCCCAGCGCCCCCAGGCTGGCCCTGTGCTCCTGGCCCTCGCCACTTCCCCAAGGTTGAACTGGAGTTGCCACAGGGCCCAAGCAGGAAGGTGTGGGTTCTCCTCTCCAAGGGGAAGCAGCTCCTCAGGAAACTGGGCTCGGGGAAGAAGGAGTGA
- the TSPOAP1 gene encoding peripheral-type benzodiazepine receptor-associated protein 1 isoform X3: MEQLTSLPSLGDPGNMERWALPAWQSWTPGRGGDAGGASPSMAGTTTDLRVGELRPEESSEPEGARSPGPVGGMEPGRTGTGLPSPARGALSSGPGCQRLEDPEAEAFSKGKLKMGFGDRPNLELLRAMGELQQRCAILKEENQMLRKSSFPETEEKVRRLKRKNAELAVIAKRLEERARKLQETNLRVVSAPMLSPGASLELCRKTLARQRARDLSETASALLAKDKQIAALQRECRELQARLTLAGKEGPQWLHVRDFDRLLRESQREVLRLQRQIALRNQREPPSPPRPPGPSVPARAGAPAPGAPGEATPQEDVENPAVVLGEPEKQQRVQQLESELSKKRKKCESLEQEARKKQRRCEELELQLKAAQNENARLVEENSRLSGRATEKEKVEWENAELRGQLLGVTQERDSALLKSQGLQSKLESLEQVLKHMREVTQRRQQLEVEHEQARLSLQEKREEVRRLQQAQAEAQREHEGAVQLLESTLDSMQVRVRELEEQCRSQTERFSLLARELQAFRLHPGPLDLLTSALGCGAPGDSPPHPCCCSTPQPCRGSGPKDLDLPPASPGRCTPKSSETASATLAGVSRRTPAKRAESLSNSSRSESIHNSPKSCPTPEVDTASEVEELEADSVSLLPAVAEGGRGGARVQVFLARYSYNPFEGPNENPEAELPLTAGEYIYIYGSMDEDGFFEGELMDGRRGLVPSNFVERVSDDDLLASLPPELADLSHSSGPELSFLSGGGGGSSSGGQSSGGRSQPRPEDEAAGEVPSPSPPPEGLGEPPAVPYPRRLAVLKQLAHSVVLAWEPPPERVELCGYHVCVNGELRQALGSGAPPTAVLENLDLQAGPLRVSVQALTSRGGSDPLRCCLLLGARARVAPSQLRVHRLTATSAEIAWVPSNSSLAHAVYLNGEECPPARPSTYWATFCHLRPGTLYQARVEAQLPPRGSWEPGGERPEPRAATLQFTTLPAGPPDAPLDVQVEPGPSPGILIISWLPVTIDAAGTSNGVRVTGYAVYADGQKIMEVASPTAGSVLVELAQLQLLQACRAVAVRTMSPHGESADSLPAPVPPALPEASWPARVPCACPRPGPEARPPLAPASPGLGDPSSHLRYPDPRGAQEPPGAPPASPPREMAGGSSEEPPAPVSQEQAGAAVLGASGDGKASEPVLGECVPGPATSSVAKEDTEQTAGEACLAPGTTQGALAQRLPCAQACRGGDAGSGLRPRAEEDAAELGVRPGNSLVDQGRNSDLSDIQEEEEEEEEELSVITCSFPKQVAGHSIGGQGAKPQPQPDPFCETDSDEEILEQILEPPLQHFRSKKLFSIPEEEEEEEAEEEEEEEEEAEAGEAVKEEKGPGAGSASRDPGPPAPLPPGLGCDGARPRGPGLCASSPQPCRAGDRPEDPLGLVGGSSWRKGSGSPEKPPGRRRSPDPREHCSRLLSNGGGGSQAPGRAPGPARERGGPAAAEGPRAPPDAGGRARPAPSRKCPRGRAPEPEPGLASCLSPKCLEISIEYDSEDEQETGGGDMSIANSGCLGDGEAWGAAPVGRPRAPPKAGSGPHPYPYSPAWEKGEPERRGRSATGRAKEPPARAAESGEPRGLESPGQSGSQRRRGWAPRPGSTELAPPRSPPEASLALRDLPVRVFVALFDYDPVSMSPNPDAGEEELPFREGQILKVFGDKDADGFYQGEGGGRWGYIPCNMVAEVAVDSPAGTQQLLQRGHLSPEVLAEGSGNGLFVYSAAHTAGPPPKPRRSKKGPPALASSAGLKAPHSMVAAFDYNPRESSPNMDVEAELPFRAGDVITVFGAMDDDGFYYGELNGQRGLVPSNFLEGPGPEAGGSDREPGAAPSEGQDWVSSTQGPPAPPGWPCAPGPRHFPKVELELPQGPSRKVWVLLSKGKQLLRKLGSGKKE, from the exons ATGGAGCAACTGACATCCCTTCCATCGCTGGGGGACCCCGGAAACATGGAGCGGTGGGCACTGCCCGCCTGGCAGAGCTGGACTCCAGGCCGGGGGGGTGATGCTGGAGGTGCATCCCCAAGCATGGCTGGTACCACCACAGATCTGCGTGTTGGAGAACTGAGGCCTGAGGAGAGTTCCGAGCCTGAGGGAGCCCGAAGCCCGGGGCCTGTGGGGGGCATGGAGCCTGGAAGAACAGGAACTGGGCTGCCCAGCCCTGCACGGGGAGCCTTGAGCTCCGGACCCGGCTGTCAGAGGCTGGAGGACCCGGAGGCAGAGGCTTTCTCTAAG GGCAAGCTGAAAATGGGCTTCGGGGACAGGCCCAATCTGGAGCTGCTGAGGGCCATGGGGGAGCTGCAGCAGCGCTGTGCCATCCTTAAGGAGGAGAACCAGATGCTG AGGAAGAGCAGCTTCCCAGAGACGGAGGAGAAGGTGCGGAGGCTGAAGCGGAAGAATGCCGAGCTGGCGGTCATTGCCAAGCGCCTGGAGGAGAGGGCCCGAAAGCTGCAGGAGACTAACCTAAGGGTG GTGAGTGCTCCCATGCTCAGTCCAGGGGCCAGCTTGGAGTTGTGCCGGAAGACCCTGGCACGCCAACGAGCCCGGGACCTCAGTGAGACAGCCAGCGCCCTGTTGGCCAAGGACAAGCAGATTGCTGCCTTGCAGCGGGAGTGCAGGGAGCTGCAGGCCAGGCTCACCCTGGCAGGCAAG GAGGGCCCCCAGTGGCTCCACGTGCGGGACTTCGACCGGCTGCTGCGCGAGTCCCAGCGGGAGGTGCTGCGGCTGCAGAGGCAGATCGCTCTGCGCAACCAGAGGGAGCCGCCCTCGCCGCCCCGGCCCCCGGGCCCCTCTGTCCCGGCCAGAGCAGGGGCGCCCGCCCCGGGGGCCCCGGGAGAG GCCACACCCCAGGAGGATGTGGAAAACCCTGCTGTGGTCCTAGGGGAGCCAGAGAAACAGCAGAGGGTGCAGCAACTG GAATCAGAGCTCagcaagaagaggaagaaatgcgAGAGTCTGGAGCAGGAAGCCCGGAAAAAGCAGAGGCGATGTGAGGAGCTG GAACTGCAGCTCAAGGCAGCCCAGAACGAGAATGCCCGCCTCGTGGAGGAGAACTCTCGGCTCAGTGGGAGAGCCACGGAGAAGGAGAAG GTGGAGTGGGAGAATGCAGAGCTGAGGGGCCAGCTCCTGGGGGTGACACAGGAGAGGGACTCGGCCCTTCTCAAGAGCCAAGGCCTGCAGAGCAAGCTGGAGAGCTTGGAGCAGGTGCTGAAG CACATGCGGGAGGTGACCcagcggcggcagcagctggAGGTGGAACATGAGCAGGCTCGGCTCAGCCTGCAGGAGAAGCGGGAGGAGGTCCGGAGGCTGCAGCAG GCCCAGGCGGAAGCCCAGAGGGAGCATGAAGGCGCTGTGCAGCTGCTGGAG TCTACCCTGGATTCCATGCAG GTCCGGGTCCGGGAGCTGGAGGAGCAGTGTCGCAGCCAGACTGAGCGCTTCAGCCTGCTGGCGCGGGAGCTCCAGGCCTTCCGCCTGCACCCTGGCCCCCTGGACCTGCTCACCTCCGCCCTGGGCTGCGGTGCCCCGGGGGACAGCCCGCCACACCCCTGTTGCTGCTCCACCCCGCAGCCCTGCCGCGGATCCGGCCCCAAAG ACCTCGACCTCCCACCAGCCTCCCCGGGACGCTGCACCCCGAAGTCTTCCGAGACTGCCTCTGCCACCCTTGCTGGGGTCTCCCGAAGGACGCCAGCCAAGAGGGCAGAGTCTCTGTCCAACTCCTCTCGCTCTGAGTCCATCCACAACAGCCCCAAGTCCTGCCCGACCCCCGAG GTGGACACAGCCAGTGAGGTGGAGGAACTGGAGGCAGACAGCGTCTCGCTGCTCCCGGCAGTGGCAGAGGGCGGCCGGGGCGGAGCCAGGGTCCAGGTCTTCCTAGCTCGCTACAG CTACAACCCCTTCGAGGGCCCCAACGAGAACCCAGAGGCTGAGCTGCCGCTGACCGCCGGCGAGTACATCTACATCTACGGCAGCATGGACGAGGATGGCTTCTTTGAAG GGGAGCTCATGGATGGCCGGCGGGGCCTGGTCCCTTCCAATTTTGTTGAGCGCGTGTCCGACGACGACctgctggcctccctgcctccggAGCTGGCTGACTTGTCCCACAGCTCAGGCCCCGAGCTCAGTTTTCTGAGCGGTGGCGGAGGCGGCAGCAGTAGTGGGGGCCAGAGCAGCGGGGGACGCAGCCAGCCCCGACCAGAGGATGAGGCGGCCGGGGAGGTGCCCAGCCCGAGCCCCCCGCCAGAGGGCCTGGGGGAGCCCCCTGCCGTGCCTTACCCCCGCCGCCTGGCCGTCCTGAAGCAGCTGGCCCACAGCGTGGTGCTGGCCTGGGAGCCGCCTCCTGAGCGCGTGGAGCTGTGTGGCTACCATGTCTGTGTGAATGGGGAGCTGCGGCAGGCCCTGGGGTCCGGGGCGCCCCCCACGGCTGTGCTGGAGAACTTGGACCTGCAGGCGGGGCCCCTGCGGGTCTCTGTGCAGGCCCTGACCAGCCGGGGTGGCTCCGACCCTCTGcgctgctgcttgctgctgggGGCCCGGGCCCGCGTGGCTCCTAGCCAGCTGCGGGTCCATCGGCTGACCGCCACATCTGCCGAGATCGCCTGGGTGCCCAGCAACAGCAGCTTGGCCCACGCCGTCTACCTCAACGGGGAAGAATGTCCCCCTGCCCGCCCCAGCACCTACTGGGCCACCTTCTGCCACCTGCGGCCTGGTACCCTCTATCAGGCCCGAGTGGAGGCTCAGCTCCCTCCTCGAGGGTCCTGGGAACCAGGCGGGGAGAGGCCAGAGCCACGGGCTGCCACCCTGCAGTTCACCACGCTGCCAGCAG GCCCACCTGACGCCCCCCTGGATGTGCAGGTTGAGCCAGGGCCCTCCCCTGGGATCCTGATCATCAGCTGGCTCCCAGTGACGATTGATGCGGCTGGCACCTCCAACGGTGTCCGGGTCACAGGCTATGCCGTTTATGCTGATGGGCAGAAG ATCATGGAGGTGGCCTCGCCCACGGCGGGCAGCGTGCTGGTGGAGCTGGCgcagctgcagctgctgcagGCATGCCGTGCAGTGGCTGTGCGCACCATGTCGCCCCACGGCGAGTCGGCGGACTCCCTCCCAGCTCCCGTCCCCCCCGCCCTGCCTGAGGCCTCCTGGCCGGCCAGGGTCCCCTGTGCCTGCCCACGACCGGGCCCAGAGGCCAGACCGCCCCTTGCTCCAGCCTCCCCGGGGCTGGGGGATCCCAGCTCTCATCTCCGGTACCCCGACCCCCGTGGAGCTCAAGAGCCCCCGGGCGCCCCTCCAGCCAGCCCTCCCAGAGAAATGGCAGGAGGATCCTCAGAGGAGCCCCCAGCGCCTGTCTCGCAG GAGCAGGCTGGGGCGGCTGTGCTGGGTGCCTCTGGGGATGGGAAGGCCAGTGAGCCCGTCTTGGGAGAGTGCGTTCCTGGCCCTGCCACCTCCTCCGTGGCCAAGGAGGACACTGAGCAGACCGCGGGAGAGGCCTGCCTGGCACCCGGCACCACCCAGGGAGCGTTGGCCCAGAGGCTGCCCTGTGCCCAGGCCTGCCGTGGAGGAGACGCAGGGTCCGGGCTGAGGCCCAGGGCTGAG GAGGATGCAGCTGAGCTGGGGGTCCGTCCGGGGAACTCCCTTGTGGACCAGGGCCGCAACTCGGATCTGTCAGACAtccaagaagaggaggaggaggaggaagaagagctgAGTGTCATCACCTGCTCCTTCCCGAAGCAGGTGGCTGGCCACAGCATCGGGGGGCAGGGGGCCAAG ccccagccccagcccgacCCCTTCTGTGAGACCGACAGCGACGAGGAGATCTTGGAACAGATCCTGGAGCCGCCCCTCCAGCACTTCCGCAGCAAGAAGCTGTTTAGCATCcccgaggaagaggaggaggaggaggcggaggaggaggaggaggaggaggaggaggccgagGCCGGAGAGGCcgtgaaggaggagaaagggccaGGGGCAGGGTCTGCGTCCAGAGACCCCGGCCCGCCTGCACCCCTGCCTCCGGGTCTGGGCTGCGACGGCGCGCGGCCCCGCGGACCTGGCCTCTGCGCTTCGTCCCCCCAGCCCTGTAGGGCTGGGGACCGCCCAGAGGACCCGCTGGGACTGGTCGGTGGCAGCAGCTGGAGGAAAGGAAGTGGCTCCCCCGAAAAGCCCCCTGGCCGCAGGCGGTCCCCGGATCCCCGGGAACACTGCAGCCGGCTTCTCAGCAACGGCGGCGGCGGGTCCCAGGCCCCCGGCCGAGCACCGGGCCCTGCACGCGAGAGGGGCGGCCCCGCTGCGGCCGAGGGCCCCAGGGCTCCGCCAGACGCCGGCGGGAGGGCGCGGCCCGCCCCCTCGAGGAAGTGCCCCCGGGGACGGGCCCCGGAACCGGAACCGGGCCTGGCCAGCTGCCTCTCCCCCAAGTGCTTGGAAATCAGCATCGAATATGACTCTGAGGATGAGCAAGAGACGGGCGGCGGGGACATGAGCATCGCCAACTCCGGCTGCCTCGGAgatggggaggcctggggtgcagcCCCCGTGGGAAGGCCCAGGGCACCTCCGAAGGCCGGTTCAGGCCCCCACCCCTATCCGTACTCCCCGGCCTGGGAGAAGGGGGAGCCGGAACGGAGAGGCCGCAGTGCGACCGGCAGAGCCAAGGAGCCGCCCGCCCGG GCAGCAGAGTCTGGAGAGCCCAGAGGGCTGGAAAGCCCAGGGCAGAGCGGCTCCCAGCGGAGAAGGGGCTGGGCCCCCAGGCCAGGCTCCACAGAGCTGG CTCCCCCGAGGAGCCCTCCAGAAGCATCCCTGGCCCTCCGGGACCTCCCTGTCAGGGTCTTTGTGGCTCTGTTTGACTACGACCCCGTGTCAATGTCAcccaaccctgatgctggggaagaggaGCTCCCGTTCCGGGAGGGCCAGATCCTGAAG GTGTTTGGAGACAAAGATGCAGATGGCTTCTaccagggtgagggtgggggccgGTGGGGCTACATCCCCTGCAACATGGTGGCTGAGGTGGCCGTGGACAGCCCTGCGGGGACACAGCAGCTGCTCCAGCGGGGCCATCTGTCCCCAGAGGTTCTCGCCGAGGGCTCAG GGAACGGCCTCTTCGTCTACTCTGCAGCCCATACTGCCGGGCCTCCCCCCAAGCCCCGCCGCTCCAAGAAAG GGCCCCCTGCGCTGGCCTCTTCTGCTGGCCTGAAAGCTCCCCATTCCATGGTGGCCGCGTTTGACTACAACCCCCGGGAGAGCTCTCCCAACATGGATGTGGAG GCAGAGCTGCCCTTCCGGGCAGGGGACGTCATCACTGTGTTCGGGGCCATGGACGATGACGGTTTCTACTAT GGGGAGCTGAatggacagcggggcctggttcCATCCAACTTCCTGGAGGGCCCTGGGCCTGAGGCAGGCGGCTCAGACAGGGAGCCTGGGGCAGCCCCATCCGAGGGCCAG GACTGGGTTAGCTCAACCCAGGGGCCCCCAGCGCCCCCAGGCTGGCCCTGTGCTCCTGGCCCTCGCCACTTCCCCAAGGTTGAACTGGAGTTGCCACAGGGCCCAAGCAGGAAGGTGTGGGTTCTCCTCTCCAAGGGGAAGCAGCTCCTCAGGAAACTGGGCTCGGGGAAGAAGGAGTGA